In the genome of bacterium, the window TAATAATATAGAATGATGATAGATACGACTGTTTCCATGATGAATGATACAGAAATAGCTATCAGGTAAACACCTATAACCCTGATCAACACGCGTGCCAAATCTCGCTTATTCATGTGACTCTCCACAAATTTTAATTGTTAGCCTTAAACACTCTTACCAACTAACATTATTAATATTAATTCGCCATGCCCGAAAAGTTATCCTTCTTTTCGACAAATTTATAACAAAAGGATATCAGAATCTAAGGTTACGTATCTCTCGCTGGGCGGCGATGACTTTATCTTCCCAATCGGTGCTATCCGAATCTGGGATGCGGCCTTCGCTGTCCATTGCCTCAAGCACTCGGCTGAAACCTTCTTCCAAACTGATTACCGGCCGGAATTCGGGGACGTCTCGAAATAGCTTTTCGGGACTATAGTAAGTGTTGTGGGCGAAAATCTCCTTGCAGATCCCAACATCAGGTACGTTCATCGCCACTAGATCGGCCAATGGCACACCGACTAGCTCCACTTCGCGACCTAGAATCTTCATAGCAGTTCTGTGATAGTCAGCCCAGCTTACAAACCAACGGTTGACCATGTTGTAGGTTTGCCCCAGGCAGTTGCTCTTACCAAGCACATTCGCAAACGCAAGCGCCGCATCCTCAACGTGCATTAACTGATGAATAGCGCTGCCGTCGCCGCAGACTAAAATTGGCTTGCCTTTTCGCACCCTGTCAATCGAACCGAAATCCCAGCAGACCTG includes:
- a CDS encoding NAD-dependent epimerase/dehydratase family protein, translated to MKVCVVGGTGNISVSIVKLLLKQGHEVVCFNRGTSGDVPEGARAIHGDRYDSEAFEKAIQAEKFDAAIDMICFSKENALSSIRAFRGVSHFVQCSTVCTYGIQYDYFPVTEDHPLRPITGYGRNKVEADGVFMEAYYREGFPVTIIKPSSTYGPKMGLLRQVCWDFGSIDRVRKGKPILVCGDGSAIHQLMHVEDAALAFANVLGKSNCLGQTYNMVNRWFVSWADYHRTAMKILGREVELVGVPLADLVAMNVPDVGICKEIFAHNTYYSPEKLFRDVPEFRPVISLEEGFSRVLEAMDSEGRIPDSDSTDWEDKVIAAQREIRNLRF